The Propionispora vibrioides genomic sequence GTCGGCACAGCCGGCTCACTTCACCAATTCTGCATAAACTTGGACAGCATGCCGCGAATCCGGCGAATACCTTGCTTCTGCAGCCGATAAATATGGGAAATACTCATATCCAAAGTTTCCGCCAACTCTTTCGGTTCCTGCTCTTCCAGAAACACCCCGCTCAGTACCAATTGTTCCTTGGCCGGCAGGCGCTGCATGGCCTGCCGGACCTGATCCAGCAAGTAATTGTGCTCGGCCTGCTGGGAAACCGCCGGTGCGGTATCCACCAGATATTCGCCCAGAGTACCGCTTTCCTCGCCTTCCACCGGACTGTCGATATAAGTCCAGTTCTTCTTTCCCTCCCGCTCCAGGTAATTCATAATCCTTCCCTGAATGCGGTATTTAGCATACAGGCTGAAAGCGACGCCACGGGTATACTGATAGCTTTCTACCGCCTCAATCAGCCCCACCGTACCCTCCTGAATCATGTCCATAATGGCCGGATGATCCGTCCGGAACCGGGCCGCCGCTTTAAAGACCAGAGGCTGGTAATTTTCAATCAGCCGGCGGCGGCTTTCC encodes the following:
- a CDS encoding sigma-70 family RNA polymerase sigma factor, which gives rise to MTIAHYLAELKKITLLTREEETLLWQQYKETGDLESRRRLIENYQPLVFKAAARFRTDHPAIMDMIQEGTVGLIEAVESYQYTRGVAFSLYAKYRIQGRIMNYLEREGKKNWTYIDSPVEGEESGTLGEYLVDTAPAVSQQAEHNYLLDQVRQAMQRLPAKEQLVLSGVFLEEQEPKELAETLDMSISHIYRLQKQGIRRIRGMLSKFMQNW